The following are encoded together in the Aerococcus mictus genome:
- a CDS encoding DUF6287 domain-containing protein, translating into MKKINLPKTTMLARIHQQKRSLLALSVLVSLFVVGCQKDSNQSTATSQSQEAVTSEASSEKADSKEKEGHQDDKAEKPESKTPEQVHQLYQATLDWYQEIVNLAKNHDIQKATIEDPETSYVAFIINDSNGENIQYAFYDINKDGQDELILRDQYTIIAIYTLQGDKPILAKEGGVAGSGGERRLLTLYDNGSFVFNTFHSPSPDAQATNYRITKDGQVEEVKKVAYDLQETKDPAPLLGLENDKKLDIDSLPWQKLAPKASQPSSTAASEPAPSASHQGVDIKQIQAGDLSTLAGTWRNGLGEEMTIGQNGQVSTGEIVQTTTARIEGQILWANLLAGSFGSGLIVAPAGSQIVFHQYTDASDQSRDRLIVTQDMGYIESPERFYYRVD; encoded by the coding sequence ATGAAGAAAATCAATTTACCAAAAACCACCATGCTAGCACGAATCCACCAACAAAAGCGATCTCTCCTCGCTTTATCCGTCTTAGTCAGCCTATTTGTAGTCGGCTGCCAAAAAGACAGTAACCAGTCAACAGCCACTTCCCAAAGCCAAGAGGCAGTGACTTCTGAAGCTAGCTCAGAAAAAGCGGACAGTAAAGAAAAAGAAGGGCATCAAGACGATAAGGCTGAAAAGCCCGAAAGTAAAACACCAGAGCAAGTCCATCAACTCTACCAAGCCACTCTCGATTGGTATCAAGAAATCGTTAACCTGGCCAAGAACCATGACATCCAAAAAGCGACTATCGAAGACCCTGAAACTTCTTACGTGGCTTTTATTATTAATGATTCCAATGGGGAAAACATCCAATATGCTTTTTATGACATCAATAAGGATGGCCAAGATGAATTAATCTTACGAGACCAGTATACCATTATTGCCATCTATACCCTGCAAGGCGATAAACCCATACTGGCCAAGGAGGGTGGCGTTGCGGGTTCTGGTGGCGAACGTCGGCTCCTTACTCTCTATGACAACGGTAGCTTTGTCTTCAACACTTTCCACTCCCCAAGTCCCGATGCCCAGGCGACCAATTATCGCATCACTAAGGATGGGCAAGTCGAAGAAGTTAAGAAAGTGGCCTACGACTTACAAGAGACCAAGGACCCTGCCCCCTTACTGGGCCTAGAAAATGACAAAAAACTGGATATCGACTCTTTGCCTTGGCAAAAATTAGCACCAAAAGCCAGCCAACCTAGCTCAACAGCCGCCAGTGAGCCGGCGCCCTCTGCTAGCCATCAGGGCGTAGACATCAAGCAAATCCAAGCAGGAGATCTGTCTACACTAGCAGGAACTTGGCGTAATGGTCTGGGTGAGGAGATGACTATTGGCCAAAACGGCCAAGTAAGTACTGGAGAAATCGTACAGACGACGACTGCAAGAATTGAAGGGCAAATTTTATGGGCCAACCTGCTCGCTGGTTCATTTGGGTCTGGCTTAATCGTTGCTCCTGCAGGCAGTCAGATTGTCTTCCATCAATATACTGATGCCTCGGATCAAAGCCGTGACCGTCTCATCGTGACACAGGATATGGGTTATATTGAATCCCCCGAAAGATTTTATTACCGGGTCGATTAA
- a CDS encoding DUF6287 domain-containing protein yields the protein MKKRPQGFLYLTALLALFLVGCQNNPDQATDTSESQESVSSESSSEKEEAKEKESNKEESESKQEEEKAEKAAKEEKAESESQAEETESESSANESTATSLEDQTTDSDQQGIDIDQIQAGDFSTLVGTWRNGRGQEFVIHEDGYVEPHSFINLDGSKREGQFLVADLRATDGYIGGAAFYIIPAGVEVYNSMDHLVDASDKSRDRLLGGHTYDMIEYPNEFFYRVD from the coding sequence ATGAAGAAACGACCACAAGGATTCCTATATCTAACCGCCCTACTTGCCTTATTCCTTGTCGGCTGCCAAAACAATCCTGACCAAGCCACTGACACCAGCGAAAGCCAGGAATCGGTAAGTTCTGAATCCAGTTCAGAAAAAGAAGAAGCCAAGGAAAAAGAATCCAACAAAGAAGAGTCTGAGAGCAAACAAGAGGAGGAAAAAGCAGAAAAAGCTGCCAAGGAAGAAAAGGCTGAAAGTGAAAGCCAAGCGGAAGAGACTGAATCTGAAAGCTCAGCCAATGAGTCCACCGCCACAAGTCTTGAGGATCAGACGACTGATTCTGACCAGCAAGGTATTGATATCGATCAAATCCAAGCAGGGGATTTTTCCACTCTGGTAGGAACTTGGCGTAATGGTCGCGGACAGGAATTTGTCATTCATGAAGACGGCTATGTCGAGCCCCACAGCTTCATCAATTTGGATGGTAGCAAAAGGGAAGGTCAATTTTTAGTGGCAGATCTTAGAGCCACAGATGGTTATATTGGTGGAGCAGCCTTTTACATTATTCCGGCAGGAGTAGAAGTTTATAACTCTATGGATCACCTAGTTGATGCCTCAGATAAAAGCCGTGACCGCTTGCTTGGAGGACACACTTATGACATGATCGAATACCCAAATGAATTCTTTTATCGTGTAGACTAA
- a CDS encoding GNAT family N-acetyltransferase, whose translation MTTIRPIQAKDDRQLAKIIRHSLESVGLDQPGTAYYDPELDHLSQFYQAKPESRGYFVAVDDNDQVLGGVGFSACELFDQSAELQKIYLAPGVRGLGLGQALMEELIRQVKSAGYRQLYLETHFSLKAAIGLYQKYGFKEIPQPENLIHTTMDRFFLKDLED comes from the coding sequence ATGACCACCATCAGACCGATCCAAGCTAAAGATGATAGGCAACTGGCTAAAATTATTAGACATTCATTAGAATCGGTAGGCTTAGACCAACCAGGAACGGCCTACTATGACCCAGAACTAGATCATTTAAGCCAGTTTTACCAAGCCAAGCCTGAAAGTCGCGGCTATTTTGTCGCTGTAGATGACAATGACCAGGTTCTTGGTGGGGTAGGCTTTTCGGCATGTGAGCTTTTCGACCAATCCGCTGAGCTACAAAAGATTTACCTAGCCCCAGGAGTCCGAGGTCTGGGCTTAGGCCAGGCTTTGATGGAAGAATTGATCCGGCAAGTCAAGTCAGCCGGCTACCGCCAATTGTATTTAGAGACCCATTTCTCCTTAAAAGCAGCCATTGGTCTCTATCAAAAATACGGCTTTAAGGAAATTCCTCAACCGGAAAATTTGATTCATACGACTATGGATCGTTTTTTCTTGAAAGATTTAGAGGATTAG
- a CDS encoding methionine ABC transporter permease — protein MEASLIKLSAILGPSVFDTAYMVFFTMILSTALGFIIAVALYYTDKEGLRPNALIYGILDAFINIVRSFPFIILVVAVIPLTRSIVGGVIGRTAALVPLTISGTATVARLLENSFREVGRSLIEAIRSFGASDYQIMKEVVLVEAAPLVIVNLTVAIIGIIGTTSAAGTVGAGGLGSVAINYGYNSFDSVIMYGTILVIILLVHCAQFVGNYLYKQSLR, from the coding sequence ATGGAAGCGAGCTTAATAAAATTATCAGCAATTTTAGGGCCATCGGTTTTTGACACGGCTTATATGGTGTTTTTTACCATGATTTTATCGACCGCCTTAGGTTTTATCATCGCGGTGGCCTTGTATTATACCGATAAGGAAGGGCTGCGACCCAATGCTCTTATTTATGGCATTTTGGATGCCTTCATTAATATTGTCCGGTCCTTTCCCTTCATTATCCTGGTCGTGGCTGTCATCCCCTTAACCCGAAGCATTGTTGGCGGGGTTATCGGGCGCACAGCAGCCTTGGTGCCCTTAACCATCAGTGGAACCGCAACCGTGGCGCGCCTATTAGAGAATTCCTTCCGTGAGGTCGGGCGATCCTTAATTGAGGCCATCCGCTCATTTGGCGCCAGTGACTACCAAATCATGAAGGAAGTCGTCTTAGTGGAAGCGGCGCCCCTGGTGATTGTGAACTTAACCGTGGCCATTATTGGAATTATCGGGACGACTTCAGCTGCCGGAACGGTTGGCGCTGGAGGACTGGGGTCAGTGGCCATTAACTATGGCTACAATAGCTTTGACTCAGTCATTATGTACGGGACCATCCTCGTAATTATCCTCCTGGTTCACTGTGCCCAATTTGTTGGCAACTACCTCTATAAACAGTCTCTAAGATAG
- a CDS encoding uroporphyrinogen decarboxylase family protein encodes MSKIELIRKVINKEVTDYVPFSFKSHLPQVDHDPVKYAQALAEKVKQYDLDYAGHSSNGLFTVEDYVDEVDHSPVYKGGVSRVVKTPYNQPGDLKKLPHNLDISTASYQRELKSLTYLLDLLGDQVPVTVISFSPLTILDKLTQGRAVEFIRSEEKELIHQTLENLTNVQVQYVQAALDLGAAGVYLASQFIRYDRVTEEEYLEFGKPYDLKILEASKAGWFNSFHAHGTNIMFDLIKDYPIQVFNWHAFESLPSVEEVFRYSDFVLNCGVDRFSFNDFNRNLIRDQIYQIYKATQGQRLLLSPSCGTNSFFDPELIYYIKKVKAETDRVFNLRTEA; translated from the coding sequence ATGAGTAAAATTGAATTAATCAGAAAAGTTATTAATAAAGAAGTCACTGACTATGTTCCCTTTTCCTTTAAGTCACACCTGCCTCAAGTCGACCATGATCCGGTAAAATATGCTCAAGCGCTGGCAGAAAAAGTTAAGCAATATGACCTGGATTATGCTGGTCACAGCAGTAACGGGCTGTTTACGGTGGAGGACTATGTGGATGAGGTGGACCATTCGCCGGTTTATAAAGGAGGCGTATCCAGAGTGGTTAAGACCCCTTATAACCAGCCAGGAGATTTAAAAAAGCTACCCCATAACCTCGATATTAGTACAGCCAGCTACCAGCGCGAGTTAAAATCGCTGACTTACCTATTAGATCTTCTTGGTGACCAGGTGCCGGTTACGGTGATTTCCTTCAGTCCGCTGACGATTCTGGATAAGTTGACCCAGGGTCGGGCGGTCGAATTTATCCGGAGTGAAGAAAAGGAGCTCATTCATCAAACGCTGGAAAACTTGACCAATGTCCAAGTCCAATATGTTCAGGCAGCCTTGGACTTGGGAGCCGCTGGCGTCTACCTGGCTTCTCAGTTTATTCGCTATGACCGGGTAACGGAGGAAGAATACTTAGAATTTGGTAAACCCTATGACTTAAAGATATTAGAAGCTTCCAAGGCGGGTTGGTTTAACAGCTTCCATGCCCATGGGACTAATATTATGTTTGACCTGATCAAGGATTATCCCATCCAAGTCTTTAACTGGCATGCCTTTGAGTCCTTACCCAGCGTAGAGGAAGTCTTCCGGTATAGCGATTTCGTCCTGAATTGTGGGGTTGACCGCTTTAGCTTCAACGACTTCAACCGGAACCTCATCCGTGATCAAATCTACCAAATCTACAAAGCCACCCAGGGGCAACGCTTATTACTTAGCCCCTCTTGTGGGACCAATAGCTTCTTTGACCCTGAGCTGATTTACTATATCAAGAAAGTCAAGGCGGAAACTGACCGCGTTTTTAATTTAAGGACTGAGGCTTAG
- a CDS encoding MetQ/NlpA family ABC transporter substrate-binding protein, with protein sequence MKKIVLSLVAIALVAAGFLYFSHQQEEKKVVLGVSGQSAGMVKYVEQALNEKGYKLELSVAESTIASNEGLMDGSVDVNIMQHEAYMNQFNKDRGASLVKAGKPLFEQFIGVYSRKYKSLDELPDGAKVAIQNDASNIQRALRVLEQAKLIEVKQDIPKGETLTPLDVTSNPKNLEFVELGGGTLIESLDEVDIAVFCGLAANKAGFKTEDALYKFEPKDLKANALILATKDGNQDKEAVKIIHDAFESKESVELVKEVSGGTWFPYTGD encoded by the coding sequence ATGAAAAAAATTGTTTTGTCACTTGTTGCTATCGCCCTAGTTGCTGCGGGTTTTCTATATTTTTCTCACCAACAAGAAGAGAAGAAGGTAGTTCTCGGTGTTAGCGGACAGAGTGCAGGAATGGTTAAATACGTTGAACAAGCCTTGAATGAAAAAGGCTACAAGCTGGAACTGTCTGTTGCAGAGAGTACTATTGCAAGTAATGAAGGCCTGATGGATGGGTCAGTCGATGTCAATATCATGCAACATGAAGCTTATATGAATCAATTTAATAAAGACCGTGGTGCGAGCTTAGTCAAAGCCGGAAAGCCTCTCTTTGAACAATTTATTGGTGTTTACAGTAGAAAGTATAAATCCCTGGATGAGCTTCCTGATGGGGCCAAAGTAGCTATTCAAAATGATGCCTCAAATATTCAACGAGCCCTCCGTGTCTTAGAGCAGGCCAAATTAATTGAAGTCAAACAAGATATTCCTAAAGGGGAAACACTAACGCCGCTCGATGTGACCTCTAATCCGAAAAATCTGGAATTTGTGGAATTAGGTGGCGGGACCTTGATCGAGTCCCTGGATGAAGTGGATATTGCGGTTTTCTGTGGTCTAGCAGCAAATAAGGCCGGCTTTAAGACCGAAGATGCCCTGTATAAATTTGAACCCAAAGATTTAAAGGCCAATGCCCTTATCCTAGCCACCAAGGATGGTAACCAAGATAAAGAGGCGGTCAAGATTATCCATGACGCCTTTGAATCCAAGGAATCCGTCGAACTGGTCAAAGAGGTCAGCGGCGGGACCTGGTTCCCTTATACAGGTGATTAA
- a CDS encoding methionine ABC transporter ATP-binding protein gives MTEPLVEIKHLRKFYGNFEVLSDINLTINEGDIYGLVGKSGAGKSTLLRCINGLESFDAGSIQVLGEDIQSLSGNSLRYLQKEIGMIFQQFELINRKTVRDNVALPLKLWNIEENDQRIQSLLDLVDMSAKADAYPSKLSGGQKQRVGIARALSLNPKLLLSDEATSALDPSITRSIIDLLQKINQKLKLTIIVVTHEIEVVKKICNKVAILENGKIVAAGNTVDLFLDQPPALRRLMGLEAETEPQVEAGHFAFKLVLPDVDQQKDLLSRIFSDLQIPYTIEDAHYEEINDRTTAYFKIQVAAQHRPLVEAYLKDHQIEWRE, from the coding sequence ATGACTGAGCCTTTAGTAGAAATCAAACATTTGCGCAAGTTCTATGGAAATTTTGAAGTCTTATCGGATATTAACCTGACTATCAATGAAGGGGATATCTATGGCCTAGTTGGCAAGAGTGGGGCCGGCAAGTCGACCTTGCTGCGCTGCATCAACGGTTTGGAAAGTTTTGATGCGGGATCTATTCAAGTCCTCGGTGAGGATATTCAAAGCTTATCAGGCAATTCTCTTAGATACCTGCAAAAAGAAATTGGCATGATTTTCCAGCAATTTGAGTTAATTAATCGCAAAACGGTCCGTGACAATGTCGCCCTGCCCTTAAAATTATGGAATATTGAAGAGAATGACCAGCGGATCCAGAGTTTATTAGACTTAGTGGATATGTCGGCCAAGGCAGACGCCTATCCCAGCAAGCTATCCGGTGGCCAAAAACAGCGGGTAGGTATTGCTAGAGCTTTGTCCTTGAACCCTAAGCTTCTCCTCTCTGACGAAGCCACTTCCGCTCTGGACCCCTCAATTACCCGGTCAATCATTGACCTCTTACAGAAGATCAACCAAAAATTGAAGCTAACCATTATCGTGGTCACCCATGAAATTGAAGTGGTGAAAAAGATCTGCAATAAAGTCGCCATTCTAGAAAATGGCAAGATTGTTGCCGCAGGGAATACGGTGGATCTATTCCTTGACCAACCACCCGCTTTAAGGCGCTTAATGGGACTTGAAGCCGAGACCGAACCCCAAGTGGAAGCTGGGCACTTTGCCTTTAAGTTGGTTCTCCCTGATGTTGACCAGCAAAAGGACCTCTTATCGCGAATTTTTTCCGACTTACAAATTCCTTACACGATTGAGGACGCCCATTATGAGGAAATTAATGACCGAACTACCGCTTATTTTAAAATTCAGGTCGCTGCCCAGCACCGACCACTTGTGGAAGCCTATTTGAAAGACCATCAGATTGAATGGAGGGAATAA